In Streptomyces sp. TS71-3, the following proteins share a genomic window:
- the gcl gene encoding glyoxylate carboligase, with product MARMTAARAAVEILKREGVSQAFGVPGAAINPFYAQLRAAGGIQHTLARHVEGASHMAEGYTRTRPGNIGVCIGTSGPAGTDMLTGLYSASGDSIPILCITGQAPTAVIHKEDFQAVDIASIAAPVTKMAVTVLEAAQVPGVFQQAFHLMRSGRPGPVLVDLPLDVQQTEIEFDPDTYQPLPVYKPAASRAQIEKALALLNASERPLIVAGGGVINADAAELLVEFAELTGVPVVPTLMGWGAIPDDHELNAGMVGLQTSHRYGNATFLQSDFVLGIGNRWANRHTGKLDVYTAGRTFVHVDIEPTQLGRIFAPDLGIASDAGAALELFVQVARELRDAGRLPDRSEWAEGVQERRARLQRRTHFDDIPIKPQRVYEEMNKAFGPETRYVSTIGLSQIAGAQMLHVFRPRHWINCGQAGPLGWTVPAALGVAVADPDNPVVALSGDYDFQFLLEELAVGAQHRIPYVHVLVNNSYLGLIRQAQRGFDMDFQVNLEFRNINSPELGVYGVDHVKVVEGLGCKALRVTDPSELAAAFEEAAKLAEEYRVPVVVEAILERITNISMSGTNDIGNVVEFEEIATEPWHAPTSIKPLKA from the coding sequence ATGGCCCGTATGACCGCTGCCCGTGCGGCAGTCGAGATCCTGAAGCGCGAGGGCGTCAGCCAGGCCTTCGGCGTGCCGGGCGCCGCGATCAACCCCTTCTACGCACAGCTCAGGGCCGCCGGCGGGATCCAGCACACGCTGGCCCGGCACGTCGAGGGCGCCTCGCACATGGCCGAGGGCTACACCCGCACCCGCCCCGGCAACATCGGGGTGTGCATCGGCACCTCGGGCCCGGCCGGCACGGACATGCTCACCGGCCTGTACTCGGCGAGCGGCGACTCCATTCCGATCCTCTGCATCACCGGGCAGGCCCCCACCGCGGTGATCCACAAGGAGGACTTCCAGGCCGTCGACATCGCCTCGATCGCCGCCCCGGTGACCAAGATGGCCGTCACCGTGCTGGAGGCCGCGCAGGTCCCCGGCGTCTTCCAGCAGGCATTCCACCTGATGCGCTCAGGGCGGCCCGGGCCGGTCCTCGTCGACCTGCCGCTGGACGTCCAGCAGACCGAGATCGAGTTCGACCCGGACACCTACCAGCCGCTGCCCGTCTACAAGCCCGCCGCGTCCCGCGCCCAGATCGAGAAGGCACTCGCGCTGCTGAACGCCTCCGAGCGACCGCTGATCGTCGCCGGCGGCGGCGTCATCAACGCCGACGCCGCGGAACTGCTCGTGGAGTTCGCCGAGCTGACCGGGGTGCCCGTGGTGCCGACCCTGATGGGCTGGGGCGCCATCCCGGACGACCACGAGCTGAACGCCGGCATGGTCGGCCTGCAGACTTCGCACCGCTACGGCAACGCCACCTTCCTCCAGTCGGACTTCGTGCTCGGCATCGGCAACCGCTGGGCCAACCGGCACACCGGCAAGCTCGACGTCTACACCGCGGGACGCACCTTCGTGCACGTCGACATCGAGCCCACGCAGCTCGGCAGGATCTTCGCCCCCGACCTGGGCATCGCCTCGGACGCCGGCGCGGCCCTGGAGCTGTTCGTCCAGGTCGCCCGGGAGCTGAGGGACGCCGGGCGGCTGCCGGACCGCTCCGAGTGGGCCGAGGGGGTCCAGGAGCGCCGGGCCCGGCTCCAGCGCCGCACCCACTTCGACGACATCCCCATCAAGCCGCAGCGTGTCTACGAGGAGATGAACAAGGCCTTCGGACCCGAGACCCGCTACGTCTCCACCATCGGCCTCTCGCAGATCGCCGGCGCCCAGATGCTACACGTCTTCCGGCCCCGGCACTGGATCAACTGCGGCCAGGCCGGCCCGCTCGGCTGGACCGTGCCGGCCGCGCTCGGCGTCGCCGTGGCCGATCCGGACAACCCCGTCGTGGCGCTCTCCGGCGACTACGACTTCCAGTTCCTGCTGGAGGAGCTGGCCGTCGGCGCGCAGCACCGGATCCCGTACGTCCACGTCCTGGTGAACAACTCCTACCTCGGCCTGATCCGCCAGGCGCAGCGCGGGTTCGACATGGACTTCCAGGTCAACCTGGAGTTCCGCAACATCAACTCGCCCGAGCTGGGCGTCTACGGCGTCGACCACGTGAAGGTCGTCGAGGGGCTCGGCTGCAAGGCCCTGCGGGTCACCGACCCGAGCGAGCTGGCCGCCGCGTTCGAGGAGGCCGCCAAGCTCGCCGAGGAGTACCGGGTGCCGGTGGTCGTGGAGGCGATCCTGGAGCGGATCACCAACATCTCCATGAGCGGCACCAACGACATCGGCAACGTCGTGGAGTTCGAGGAGATCGCCACCGAGCCCTGGCACGCGCCGACCTCGATCAAGCCGCTGAAGGCCTGA
- a CDS encoding DeoR/GlpR family DNA-binding transcription regulator: MTTGTASGSARPQDARRQLITEHVLAHGTATVAELSELTGVSVMTVHRDLDELARRGVLRRFRGGVSALPSTVFESNLDYRLGVNVAEKEAIALAAADLVEPGMSVMLDDSSTALALARLLVEQTPLTVVTNARRVVDVFAGRDGIRLIALGGEYSHTHDSFLGVPCVEAVEALSVDMVLVSTSAMDARMTYHQEQDVVLVKRAMLASGTRKALLMDRTKLARAALHRLAPVGDFDHLVVDGGIGGELLAELREHTDVRVADLS; this comes from the coding sequence ATGACGACCGGTACGGCGAGCGGGTCTGCCCGCCCCCAGGACGCGCGCAGGCAGCTGATCACCGAGCACGTGCTGGCGCACGGCACCGCGACGGTCGCCGAGCTCTCGGAGCTGACCGGCGTGAGCGTGATGACGGTCCACCGCGACCTGGACGAGCTGGCCAGGCGCGGGGTGCTGCGGCGCTTCCGCGGCGGCGTGTCCGCACTGCCGTCCACCGTCTTCGAGAGCAACCTGGACTACCGGCTCGGGGTGAACGTCGCCGAGAAGGAGGCCATCGCGCTGGCCGCCGCCGACCTGGTGGAGCCCGGCATGTCGGTGATGCTAGACGACTCCAGCACCGCGCTGGCCCTGGCCAGGCTGCTGGTCGAGCAGACCCCGTTGACCGTGGTCACCAACGCCCGCAGGGTGGTGGACGTCTTCGCCGGCCGCGACGGGATCCGGCTGATCGCGCTCGGCGGCGAGTACTCCCACACCCACGACTCCTTCCTCGGGGTGCCGTGCGTGGAGGCCGTCGAGGCGCTCTCGGTCGACATGGTGCTGGTCTCCACCTCGGCCATGGACGCCCGCATGACGTACCACCAGGAGCAGGACGTGGTCCTCGTCAAGCGCGCCATGCTGGCCTCCGGCACCAGGAAGGCGCTGCTCATGGACCGCACCAAGCTGGCCAGGGCCGCGCTGCACAGGCTCGCGCCGGTCGGCGACTTCGACCACCTCGTGGTGGACGGCGGCATCGGCGGCGAACTCCTCGCCGAGTTGCGCGAGCACACCGACGTACGCGTGGCGGACCTCTCCTGA
- a CDS encoding TIM barrel protein produces MAPPPSDPTPSPSDPAQPAGASGTPSADRTGPGSLTSHRYDVNLSILFTELPLLERPAAAAAAGFGAVELWWPWVETPTPEKSELDAVRRAIEDAGVWLVGLNFYAGQLPGPDRGALSIPGAESEKFRANVDVAADFAASLGCRALNALYGNRVDGVHPAEQDALALENLRIAARAADRIGATLLIEALNRPESPRCPIVSAPKAIEVVDRVNELSGLDNARFLMDLYHLSMNGEDLPAVIDRYTDRTAHVQIADNPGRGAPGTGSLPLDDLLGRLRKAGYDGWIGLEYKPGDRPSAEAFDWLPGKARAAR; encoded by the coding sequence ATGGCACCGCCTCCCTCGGACCCCACGCCGTCCCCCTCCGATCCCGCGCAGCCGGCAGGCGCGTCCGGCACCCCTTCCGCGGACCGCACCGGCCCCGGCTCCCTCACGAGCCACCGCTACGACGTGAACCTCTCCATTCTGTTCACGGAGCTGCCCCTCCTGGAGCGCCCGGCCGCCGCCGCGGCCGCGGGGTTCGGCGCGGTCGAGCTGTGGTGGCCCTGGGTCGAGACGCCCACGCCCGAGAAGTCCGAGCTGGACGCCGTGCGGCGCGCCATCGAGGACGCGGGGGTGTGGCTGGTGGGGCTGAACTTCTACGCCGGGCAGCTCCCCGGCCCCGACCGCGGCGCGCTGTCGATCCCCGGCGCCGAGTCGGAGAAGTTCCGCGCCAACGTGGACGTGGCCGCCGACTTCGCCGCCTCGCTCGGCTGCCGCGCGCTGAACGCGCTGTACGGCAACCGCGTCGACGGCGTGCACCCGGCGGAGCAGGACGCCCTGGCGCTGGAGAACCTGCGGATCGCCGCCCGGGCAGCCGACCGCATCGGCGCCACCCTGCTGATCGAGGCCCTCAACCGCCCCGAGTCGCCGCGCTGCCCGATCGTCAGCGCGCCGAAGGCCATCGAGGTCGTGGACCGGGTGAACGAGCTGTCCGGCCTGGACAACGCCCGCTTCCTGATGGATCTGTACCACCTCTCCATGAACGGTGAGGACCTGCCCGCGGTCATCGACCGGTACACGGACCGCACGGCCCACGTGCAGATCGCGGACAACCCCGGCCGCGGCGCGCCCGGCACCGGCTCCCTGCCGCTCGACGACCTGCTCGGGCGGCTCCGCAAGGCCGGCTACGACGGCTGGATCGGGCTGGAGTACAAGCCCGGGGACCGGCCGAGCGCGGAGGCGTTCGACTGGCTGCCCGGCAAGGCCCGGGCGGCACGCTGA
- a CDS encoding 2-hydroxy-3-oxopropionate reductase translates to MTTSSTPDPNTSSVGAALPRVAWIGLGIMGSPMSENLIKAGYPVTGFTLEPEKLERLAAAGGTAAASIAEAVREADVIITMVPASPQVEAVAYGPDGILENARDGALLIDMSSITPGTSIDLAAAAREKGVRVLDAPVSGGEAGAIEAVLSIMVGGEAADFDAAKPIFDVLGKTIVLCGPHGSGQTVKAANQLIVAVNIEACAEAVVFLEKSGVDLQAALDVLGGGLAGSTVLARKRGNFLNRDFKPGFRIELHHKDMGIVTDAARAVGAVLPTGSVVAQLVASLRAQGDGGLDHSALLRAVERLSGNEV, encoded by the coding sequence ATGACCACCAGCAGCACTCCCGACCCGAACACTTCCTCCGTCGGCGCCGCCCTGCCCCGCGTCGCCTGGATCGGTCTCGGCATCATGGGCTCGCCGATGTCGGAGAACCTGATCAAGGCCGGCTACCCGGTCACCGGATTCACCCTGGAGCCCGAGAAACTGGAGCGGCTCGCCGCCGCGGGCGGCACGGCGGCGGCCTCGATCGCTGAAGCGGTCCGCGAGGCGGACGTGATCATCACGATGGTGCCCGCCTCCCCGCAGGTCGAGGCGGTCGCGTACGGCCCTGACGGCATCCTGGAGAACGCCCGCGACGGCGCCCTGCTGATCGACATGTCCTCGATCACCCCGGGCACGTCGATCGACCTGGCCGCCGCCGCGCGCGAGAAGGGCGTCCGCGTGCTGGACGCCCCGGTCTCCGGGGGCGAGGCCGGCGCGATCGAGGCGGTGCTCTCCATCATGGTCGGCGGCGAGGCGGCCGACTTCGACGCCGCGAAGCCGATCTTCGACGTGCTCGGCAAGACCATCGTGCTCTGCGGGCCGCACGGCTCCGGCCAGACCGTGAAGGCCGCCAACCAGCTCATCGTCGCCGTCAACATCGAGGCCTGCGCGGAGGCCGTGGTGTTCCTGGAGAAGTCCGGGGTGGACCTTCAGGCCGCGCTCGACGTGCTCGGCGGGGGCCTGGCCGGCTCCACGGTGCTGGCCCGCAAGCGGGGCAACTTCCTGAACCGGGACTTCAAGCCGGGCTTCCGCATCGAGCTGCACCACAAGGACATGGGCATCGTCACGGACGCGGCGCGTGCCGTCGGCGCCGTGCTGCCCACCGGTTCCGTCGTCGCCCAGCTCGTCGCCTCGCTGCGGGCGCAGGGCGACGGCGGTCTTGACCACTCCGCGCTGCTGCGCGCGGTGGAACGGCTCTCCGGCAACGAGGTCTGA
- a CDS encoding TetR/AcrR family transcriptional regulator gives MAPTPDGSGASPAPNGSGTAPASPAPGGARRGRGRRPADEVRGDILRAAGALLLDGGMATFTIERVAQVAGASKTTIYKWWPSKGALALDGYMRAVEETLAFPDTGDVVADLSTQLNAFVNLIGRTPAGRVLAELIGQAQTDPDLAAAFRDRYSSHRRRLAFDVLERAQRRGQIRPDADPRVVIDQLWGACYHRLLIPDEPITEEFGDALIDNLVRGLLTAPVRAEHGDSGRSEPGRPR, from the coding sequence TTGGCACCGACCCCGGACGGCTCCGGCGCGTCCCCGGCACCGAACGGCTCCGGCACCGCACCCGCCTCCCCGGCCCCCGGGGGAGCCCGCAGGGGCCGTGGCCGGCGGCCCGCCGACGAGGTACGCGGCGACATCCTCCGGGCGGCCGGCGCCCTGCTGCTCGACGGGGGCATGGCCACCTTCACGATCGAACGGGTGGCCCAGGTCGCGGGGGCCAGCAAGACCACCATCTACAAGTGGTGGCCTTCGAAGGGCGCCCTGGCCCTGGACGGCTACATGCGCGCCGTCGAGGAGACCCTCGCCTTCCCCGACACCGGTGACGTCGTCGCGGACCTGAGCACGCAGCTCAACGCGTTCGTCAACCTGATCGGCCGCACCCCCGCGGGCCGGGTGCTCGCCGAACTCATCGGCCAGGCCCAGACCGACCCCGACCTGGCGGCAGCGTTCCGCGACCGTTACTCGTCACACCGCAGGCGACTGGCGTTCGACGTGCTGGAGCGCGCCCAGCGGCGCGGCCAGATCCGCCCGGACGCGGACCCGCGGGTCGTGATCGACCAGCTCTGGGGGGCCTGCTACCACCGGCTGCTGATCCCCGACGAGCCGATCACCGAGGAGTTCGGCGACGCCCTCATCGACAACCTCGTGCGCGGGCTGCTCACCGCCCCGGTGCGGGCGGAGCACGGGGACTCGGGCCGGAGTGAGCCGGGCCGGCCGCGGTGA
- a CDS encoding phosphocholine-specific phospholipase C: MTAINRRRFMQLAGGTAGATALTSLSASIARAADIPANRRTGSIRDVEHVVVLMQENRSFDHYFGTLRGVRGFGDPRPVTLPSGKPVWYQSDGSKDVLPFRPDADNLGLQFIQDLAHGWNDTHAAVNQGKYDKWIPAKSSTTMAYLTREDIPFHYALADSFTICDSYHCSFLGSTDPNRYYMWTGYTGNDGKGGGPVLGNDEAGYSWTTYPERLEQAGVSWKIYQDIGDGLDAAGSWGWIEDAYRGNYGDNSLLYFDQYRNAAPGDPLYDKARTGTNARAGDGLFDVLKADVKAGKLPQVSWIAAPEAFTEHPNWPANYGAWYVSQVLDALTSDPDVWSKTVLLLTYDENDGFFDHVVPPYPAASKDQGGSTVDVGPDVYTPTGSSTSVAGTYGLGQRVPMLVVSPWSKGGRVCSEVFDHTSIIRFIEKRFGVHEPNVSPWRRTVCGDLTSAFDFSGKDTRFPALPATDGYQPPDGDRHDDYVPTPPADPALPRQERGLRPALPLPYDLAADAGAQAADTLRIDFASHGEAGAQFYVTSTALTGGPWTYTVDAGKKLSGGLHIAAADGAYDASVHGPNGFVRQFAGHAGQGPEVTARHTKHGQVELELTNHGTATVKLTVRDGYGKEHPASYQLRPGASAVHTARTSSVHGWYDLSVTSSRDDAFLRRLAGHVETGEVSTSDPAIGTV, encoded by the coding sequence ATGACCGCCATCAACCGCAGACGCTTCATGCAGCTTGCGGGCGGCACCGCCGGCGCGACCGCGCTGACGTCGCTGTCCGCCAGCATCGCCCGTGCCGCGGACATCCCCGCGAACCGCCGCACGGGCTCGATCCGGGACGTCGAGCACGTCGTCGTCCTGATGCAGGAGAACCGCTCCTTCGACCACTACTTCGGCACCCTGCGCGGCGTGCGCGGCTTCGGTGACCCGCGGCCCGTGACGCTGCCCAGCGGCAAGCCGGTCTGGTACCAGTCGGACGGCTCGAAGGACGTGCTGCCGTTCCGGCCCGACGCGGACAACCTGGGCCTCCAGTTCATCCAGGACCTGGCGCACGGCTGGAACGACACCCACGCCGCCGTCAACCAGGGCAAGTACGACAAGTGGATACCGGCGAAGTCCTCCACCACGATGGCCTACCTGACCCGTGAGGACATCCCCTTCCACTACGCGCTCGCGGACTCCTTCACCATCTGCGACTCGTACCACTGCTCGTTCCTCGGCTCGACCGACCCGAACCGCTACTACATGTGGACGGGTTACACCGGCAACGACGGCAAGGGCGGCGGCCCGGTCCTCGGCAACGACGAGGCCGGCTACTCCTGGACCACGTACCCCGAGCGCCTGGAGCAGGCCGGGGTCTCCTGGAAGATCTACCAGGACATCGGCGACGGCCTCGACGCGGCCGGCTCCTGGGGCTGGATCGAGGACGCCTACCGCGGCAACTACGGCGACAACTCGCTGCTCTACTTCGACCAGTACCGCAATGCCGCCCCCGGCGACCCGCTCTACGACAAGGCGCGCACCGGCACGAACGCCAGGGCGGGCGACGGCCTCTTCGACGTCCTGAAGGCGGACGTGAAGGCCGGCAAGCTGCCGCAGGTCTCCTGGATCGCCGCGCCCGAGGCGTTCACCGAGCACCCCAACTGGCCCGCGAACTACGGTGCCTGGTACGTCTCCCAGGTCCTCGACGCGCTGACGTCCGACCCGGACGTGTGGTCCAAGACCGTGCTGCTCCTCACCTACGACGAGAACGACGGCTTCTTCGACCACGTCGTCCCGCCGTACCCGGCGGCCTCCAAGGACCAGGGCGGCTCGACGGTGGACGTCGGCCCCGACGTCTACACGCCCACGGGCTCCAGCACCAGCGTCGCCGGCACCTACGGCCTCGGGCAGCGCGTGCCGATGCTGGTCGTCTCGCCGTGGAGCAAGGGCGGCCGGGTCTGCTCCGAGGTGTTCGACCACACCTCGATCATCCGGTTCATCGAGAAGCGCTTCGGGGTGCACGAGCCGAACGTGTCGCCCTGGCGCCGCACCGTCTGCGGCGACCTGACCTCCGCGTTCGACTTCTCGGGCAAGGACACCCGCTTCCCCGCCCTGCCGGCCACCGACGGCTACCAGCCGCCGGACGGCGACCGGCACGACGACTACGTGCCCACGCCGCCCGCCGACCCGGCGCTGCCCCGCCAGGAGCGCGGCCTGCGCCCCGCCCTGCCGCTGCCCTACGACCTCGCGGCGGACGCCGGCGCGCAGGCGGCGGACACGCTGCGCATCGACTTCGCCAGCCACGGCGAGGCGGGCGCGCAGTTCTACGTGACCTCCACGGCCCTCACCGGCGGCCCCTGGACGTACACCGTGGACGCGGGCAAGAAGCTCTCCGGGGGCCTGCACATCGCGGCCGCGGACGGCGCGTACGACGCGTCGGTGCACGGCCCGAACGGCTTCGTGCGCCAGTTCGCCGGCCACGCCGGCCAGGGCCCCGAGGTGACCGCGCGGCACACGAAGCACGGCCAGGTGGAGCTGGAGCTGACCAACCACGGCACGGCCACCGTGAAGCTGACCGTCCGGGACGGCTACGGCAAGGAGCACCCGGCCTCGTACCAGCTGCGGCCCGGCGCGAGCGCCGTGCACACGGCGCGTACGAGCAGCGTGCACGGCTGGTACGACCTGTCGGTGACCTCCAGCCGCGACGACGCCTTCCTGCGGCGCCTCGCGGGCCACGTGGAGACGGGCGAGGTCAGCACGAGCGACCCGGCGATCGGCACCGTCTGA
- a CDS encoding NAD(P) transhydrogenase subunit alpha, producing MSAETARRPAGATVGVPRERGAGERRVALVPKVIERLRGSCGAVVVEPGAGLGALIPDEMFAAAGATIGDPWACDVVVKVAPPTAEETARLRSGAALVGFLAPLVDPAAVEALRAAGVLGFAMESVPRISRAQSMDALSSQANVAGYKSVLLAAERSTRFFPMLTTAAGTVKPATVLVLGVGVAGLQALATAKRLGARTTGYDVRPEVAEQVRSLGAQWLDLGIEAAGEGGYARELTGDERAEQQRRLERAITGFDVVITTALVPGRKAPTLVTAEAVKGMRPGSVVVDLAGESGGNCALTEPGESVVRHDVTIAAPLNLPATMPEHASELYARNVAALLGLILDEDGAVAPDFSDEVLAASCVTRGES from the coding sequence ATGAGCGCTGAGACCGCCCGGCGCCCCGCGGGCGCGACCGTGGGGGTGCCCCGGGAGAGGGGAGCCGGCGAGCGCCGGGTCGCCCTCGTGCCGAAAGTCATCGAACGGCTCCGCGGCTCGTGCGGAGCGGTGGTCGTGGAGCCCGGGGCCGGACTCGGCGCCCTGATCCCCGACGAGATGTTCGCCGCCGCGGGCGCCACCATAGGCGACCCCTGGGCGTGCGACGTGGTGGTGAAGGTCGCCCCGCCGACCGCGGAGGAGACCGCCCGGCTGCGCTCCGGCGCCGCCCTCGTCGGCTTCCTCGCCCCACTGGTCGACCCCGCGGCCGTCGAGGCCCTGCGCGCCGCCGGCGTCCTGGGCTTCGCCATGGAGTCCGTGCCGCGGATCTCCCGCGCGCAGTCCATGGACGCCCTGTCGTCGCAGGCGAACGTCGCCGGCTACAAGTCCGTGCTGCTCGCGGCGGAGCGCTCCACCCGGTTCTTCCCGATGCTGACCACCGCGGCCGGCACCGTGAAGCCCGCGACCGTCCTGGTGCTGGGCGTCGGCGTGGCCGGCCTCCAGGCGCTCGCCACCGCCAAGCGCCTGGGCGCCCGCACCACCGGCTACGACGTGCGCCCCGAAGTCGCCGAGCAGGTGCGGTCGCTGGGCGCCCAGTGGCTCGACCTCGGCATCGAGGCGGCCGGCGAGGGCGGCTACGCCCGCGAGCTGACCGGCGACGAACGGGCCGAGCAGCAGCGCCGCCTGGAGCGTGCCATCACCGGCTTCGACGTCGTGATCACCACGGCGCTGGTGCCGGGCCGCAAGGCGCCGACCCTCGTCACCGCGGAGGCCGTGAAGGGCATGCGCCCCGGCAGCGTGGTCGTCGACCTGGCGGGCGAGAGCGGCGGGAACTGCGCGCTGACCGAGCCCGGCGAGAGCGTCGTCAGGCACGACGTCACCATCGCCGCCCCGCTCAACCTGCCGGCGACCATGCCGGAGCACGCCTCGGAGCTGTACGCGCGCAACGTCGCGGCGCTGCTGGGGCTGATCCTCGACGAGGACGGTGCCGTCGCACCGGACTTCTCGGACGAGGTCCTTGCCGCGTCCTGCGTCACACGAGGGGAGTCCTGA
- a CDS encoding SDR family oxidoreductase — protein sequence MAIAESATENTTQGSPSSRVAVVTGGSGGIGRVVAERLAADGMTVVIGYAGNPDRAEKTVAAINEAGGTAEALKADVADEAEVTAVFDHVEEAFGGIDVVVHTAGIMLLSPLVELDFADFDRMHRTNVRGTFVVTQQAARRLRRGGALINFSTSVAKLALPGYTAYAATKGAVDAMTMILAKELRGRDITVNAVAPGPTATPLFLEGKDQQVIDRLAGVPPLERLGYPEDIAAAVSFLAGPARWVNGQVLYVNGGAA from the coding sequence ATGGCCATCGCGGAGAGCGCCACGGAGAACACCACCCAGGGCAGCCCGTCGTCACGCGTCGCCGTCGTCACCGGAGGCTCCGGCGGCATCGGCAGGGTGGTCGCCGAGCGGCTCGCGGCCGACGGGATGACGGTGGTGATCGGCTACGCGGGCAACCCTGACCGGGCCGAGAAGACCGTCGCCGCGATCAACGAGGCGGGCGGCACCGCCGAGGCCCTCAAGGCGGACGTGGCCGACGAGGCCGAGGTCACCGCGGTGTTCGACCACGTCGAGGAGGCCTTCGGCGGGATCGACGTGGTGGTCCACACAGCGGGCATCATGCTGCTGTCGCCCCTGGTCGAGCTGGACTTCGCCGACTTCGACCGGATGCACCGCACCAACGTGCGCGGCACCTTCGTGGTCACCCAGCAGGCCGCGCGCCGGCTGCGCCGCGGCGGCGCGCTGATCAACTTCTCCACCAGCGTCGCCAAGCTCGCGCTGCCCGGCTACACCGCCTACGCGGCCACCAAGGGCGCGGTGGACGCCATGACGATGATCCTCGCCAAGGAGCTGCGCGGCCGGGACATCACCGTCAACGCCGTCGCCCCGGGCCCCACGGCCACCCCGCTGTTCCTGGAGGGCAAGGACCAGCAGGTCATCGACCGGCTGGCCGGCGTCCCGCCGCTGGAGCGCCTCGGCTACCCCGAGGACATCGCCGCCGCCGTCTCCTTCCTCGCCGGCCCTGCCCGCTGGGTCAACGGCCAGGTCCTCTACGTCAACGGCGGCGCCGCCTGA
- a CDS encoding FGGY-family carbohydrate kinase — MMFHTGGGEAGGRPLVPVVAGIDVATAAVRVVCAGARGEVLAEGGAPLPDPVRGPGGRSEQDARSWWPATAQALRQATAALPGRGREVVAVAVSATSGTLVAADADGTPLGPALMYDDRRAADVNARAQELGGDRWRSLGLTVGPTAALGRLVWCVRNHPDTRHVLHTPEVLGHHLTGGPVAADWSHTLKTGYDPLAGEWAHEVFDALGVPPGLLPRVQPPGSQVGTVSPQTAAETGLPAGCRVRLGMTDGCAGQLATGAVAPGQFVGVLGTTYVLKGVARDLVTDPAGALYSHRHPDGWWLPGGASNTGGEALAAQAADQPAADRARRLAALDEAAEARGPASHVCYPLRREGERFPFVAGAARGFRTGPPEDGADRHRAVLEGVAFVERLALERVRDLGAEVTGPLHAAGGGSRSPLWNRIRATVLDRPLRVVERAETAFGAALLAAAGTLHPDLTTAAGEMTGPGRLVEPRREESAALDDSYGRFREELATRGWLP, encoded by the coding sequence ATGATGTTCCATACGGGCGGTGGTGAGGCGGGCGGGCGGCCCCTGGTGCCCGTGGTGGCCGGCATCGACGTCGCCACCGCCGCGGTACGCGTGGTGTGCGCCGGCGCCCGCGGCGAGGTGCTGGCGGAGGGCGGTGCCCCGCTGCCGGACCCGGTACGCGGCCCGGGCGGGCGCAGCGAGCAGGACGCGCGGAGCTGGTGGCCCGCGACCGCGCAGGCGCTGCGGCAGGCCACGGCCGCGCTGCCGGGCCGCGGCCGGGAGGTGGTGGCCGTCGCCGTGTCCGCCACCTCGGGCACGCTGGTCGCCGCCGACGCCGACGGCACCCCGCTGGGCCCGGCGCTGATGTACGACGACCGGCGTGCCGCTGACGTCAATGCCCGCGCCCAGGAGCTGGGCGGGGACCGATGGCGCTCGCTCGGGCTGACCGTCGGCCCCACCGCCGCCCTCGGCCGCCTGGTCTGGTGCGTCCGGAACCACCCGGACACCCGCCACGTCCTCCACACCCCCGAGGTGCTCGGCCACCACCTCACGGGCGGCCCGGTCGCCGCCGACTGGAGCCACACCCTCAAGACGGGATACGACCCGCTCGCCGGCGAATGGGCCCACGAGGTGTTCGACGCGCTCGGCGTGCCGCCCGGCCTGCTGCCCCGGGTGCAGCCGCCCGGCTCGCAGGTGGGCACCGTGAGCCCGCAGACGGCGGCCGAGACCGGGCTGCCCGCGGGCTGCCGGGTCAGGCTCGGCATGACGGACGGCTGCGCGGGCCAGCTGGCCACCGGTGCGGTGGCGCCTGGCCAGTTCGTGGGCGTGCTCGGGACGACGTACGTCCTCAAGGGGGTGGCCAGGGACCTGGTCACCGACCCTGCGGGCGCGCTCTACAGCCACCGGCACCCGGACGGCTGGTGGCTGCCGGGCGGCGCGTCCAACACGGGTGGCGAGGCGCTCGCGGCTCAGGCCGCGGATCAGCCCGCCGCGGACCGCGCCCGGCGGCTGGCCGCGCTCGACGAGGCCGCCGAGGCGCGCGGGCCCGCGTCGCACGTGTGCTACCCGCTGCGCCGCGAGGGCGAGCGCTTCCCGTTCGTCGCCGGCGCGGCCCGCGGCTTCCGCACCGGCCCGCCGGAGGACGGCGCCGACCGGCACCGCGCCGTCCTGGAGGGCGTGGCCTTCGTGGAACGGCTCGCCCTGGAGCGGGTACGGGACCTGGGCGCCGAGGTGACGGGCCCGCTGCACGCCGCGGGCGGCGGCAGCCGCAGCCCGCTGTGGAACCGGATCCGCGCCACCGTCCTCGACCGCCCCCTGCGCGTCGTGGAGCGCGCGGAGACCGCCTTCGGCGCCGCGCTGCTCGCCGCCGCCGGCACCCTGCACCCCGACCTCACCACCGCCGCAGGCGAGATGACCGGCCCCGGCCGCCTCGTCGAGCCGCGCCGCGAGGAGAGCGCCGCGCTGGACGACTCCTACGGACGGTTCCGCGAGGAACTGGCCACGCGCGGCTGGCTGCCGTAG